A stretch of DNA from Verrucomicrobiota bacterium:
CGCGGCGCGGTCAACCACGAGCAGCTCGACCTCGAGCCGGGCCACACGTTGGAAGTCATCGTCGTCGGTCAGAACGGTGAACCGGTCTCGCTCGCCGAGGTCGTCCTCGACACGGGCGATGACGTTGCTCTCTCAGCGGAACTGATCAGATGTCAGGGCGTAAGAACAACCGACGCCCAAGGCATAACAACCCTCCAGCACGTCGTGGACGGTACATGCACCGTCCGCGTTCTCGCCGATGGATTTCAGCACGCCGAACAGCATGTCCGCATTGCCGGACACGATACACTGACAACGATCACCCTCATACCTTTGCTTCCCCCGGCCCCCACGACGCCGCCTACCTCTTCCCCCGCTTCATCAAGCTGATGGAAAAACACCCCATCACACCGTAGGCATTCACGGGGCCCCGGGATACAATGTCGGCGGCGATTCGCGAGGGGACCGACCGTGAGTCTGCTCTTCAAGATCTACACGATCCTCAAAGGGCATCCGCCACCCGAGCTACCCGAAGAGTGGTCTTGGCCGAGCGGCATGCGCAAGTTCGGCTTCTGGGCCCCGCTCGGTTGTCTCATTGCCGCGGGTTTCCTCTACCTGTTCTTTCCCGACTGGGCGGAAGCTCCTCGACACAAGTACCTCAATCCTTCGCCGTACTGGGACATGCTTCTGTGGGGTGCGGGCGGGAGTGCAGGCATCGCCCTGTTCGTGTTCCTCCAGAACAAGCGCTGGCTCGACGTGTTGTACCTTCTCTTCTCGTATGTCGGATTTGGCTTGTGGATCGCCGCTTACGTTGTCGCACCGCGCGGGGGCCGGATCGCGCTCGTTCTCACGGGTGCCCTTGCCGTGTCCGGCTGGGGCGTCTTCACCGGGACCCGCAGGCTACGCCGGACGCGCGATGCTCGCGCGCGCGTCAACACCGCCTCCGAGTTGCTCAGGCAGGGCCAAACCCGCAAGGCCCTCGCCTTGCTCGACGTCGCGGTGAGGAACGACGAGCGAAACGCGCTCGGCTGGCTCACTCGCGGCCTCGTGCTGGCCCAGACCGGCCGCGACGAGGAAGCGATTGCCAACCTCACGAGTGCCATCGAGCTTGAGCCCCACCTGCTCCTCGCCCTCAAGACTCGCGGCGTCCTCCACGCACGCGAAGGGCGACACCAGGCAGCCGCCGCCGACTTCTCCAGCGCCCTCATCGAACATCCCGACGATGGCGATCTCTATGTCCACCGCGCCGAAGCGTTCATCGCCCTTGAGGCCTATGACCGCGCTTGGGGTGACGCCAAGCGGGCCGACAAGCGCGGCCATCCCGAAGCCCCTCACCTGCTGCAGAAACTCCGCCACCTCGCCCCAGGCTACGAGTCTCGCGGCCAGGTGTAGACCATAGCCGGTCCGCCCCCCGGCATGGCCGGGTTGCGCGCGCCGGGCGCGCGCGGTACACTCACGCCGCTACGAAGTGCGATGCGAGGAACCGTGTCCCATGCGTTTTGACGATGGCGAGTCGAGATACAGCCGCTACGCGAGGCGGTCACAGACGCAGCAGAAGCGCCTGATCATCTACATCGTGGTCCTTGTCGGCGTCCTGGTGGCGATGTTCGCCCTCAAGCGCGGACGCTCGTCGATCGACTGGGCGCCGTCGTTCGAGGCGGCCAAGGCCCGCGCAAGCGCCGAGGACAAGCCGATCCTCGCCTTTTTCTACATGGGCGACAGCGAAGACTGCCAACGCATGGCGCGCGACACCTTCGGTGACCCTGCTGTCCGCGCCAGGGCTGCCGGTTTCGTCTGCGTGCGCCTCGACGCCGAGGCGCATCCCGAGACCGCCAAGCGCTGTCTGGTCAATGTGCTCGATTACCCCGCCGTCGCCTTCCTCTCGCCCGCCGGCGAGAGGCTGCTTGTCTTCTGGGGCGATCGCGACCCGAGGCACATGCTCCGCGAAATGGATACGGCAATGGAGGAGTGGCAACTGAGCCGGATCGTCGAAAGCCCCTCGCTCCCGCCGCGCAGCGCCGAGCCTTCGAGGGGCGACGCCGACTCGTCCGAGCCGACCAGCCAGGCAGAGTCGCCCGGATCGCCCGCACCGGACGGCGACTGAGACGCCGGCCCTGCACTGGAACCTCTTCCCGCCGATGCCCGTCCCAGGGAGAGGCTGTTGCGCTGTGCGTTGCGTCCGGGGAAGACCAACCGTATAATGCAGCCGCCGGGAGTCGCACGGCCATGCAGAGCCGCGAATCGGCGTGGACCATCGACAGAAGGAGAGTGCAAGTGCTTGTACAACACCGGCTTGCGAGGGTCGGATCAGACCGGCCAGGGAAGGTCGGGCACGGTCTCGCCTCGACATCGAATCCGGCTTGGCCGGTTCTTCTGGCCGCCACCTGCCTGTTCGGCCTGTTCACCGTCCTCCTGCGCGGTGCAGGCGCCTGGGCTCAACCGACATCTCAGGTGATCAGCCAAAGCGATCCGGCTATGACCGGCGAGGTACCCTATGCGCCGCCATTCGACAAGGAGCAGCGCGCGGCGATCGCCGAGAGGCTCGACATGCAGCGCACGCTCAGGCACATCGAGCGGCTCTCGAGCTATCACCGCCCGGCGCCCTCGCCGGGCCTTGACCGCGCCATGCGCTACATCGAGCGCGAGCTCAGGGCCGCCGGCCTCACCGACGTCGAGACGATCACGTACCAGTGCGACGGCAAGACGGCTTGGTGGGTCGGCCCCACGCCCCCGGCTTGGACGTGCGATAGGGCCACGCTCTCGATCGAAGCACCGGACCGCATGGCGATCGCCGACTGGGAGACCGCTCCGGCGCGTGTCACCACGTTTTCCACCTCGTGCAACGTGACTGCCGACGTGGTCGAAGTCAC
This window harbors:
- a CDS encoding tetratricopeptide repeat protein; amino-acid sequence: MSLLFKIYTILKGHPPPELPEEWSWPSGMRKFGFWAPLGCLIAAGFLYLFFPDWAEAPRHKYLNPSPYWDMLLWGAGGSAGIALFVFLQNKRWLDVLYLLFSYVGFGLWIAAYVVAPRGGRIALVLTGALAVSGWGVFTGTRRLRRTRDARARVNTASELLRQGQTRKALALLDVAVRNDERNALGWLTRGLVLAQTGRDEEAIANLTSAIELEPHLLLALKTRGVLHAREGRHQAAAADFSSALIEHPDDGDLYVHRAEAFIALEAYDRAWGDAKRADKRGHPEAPHLLQKLRHLAPGYESRGQV
- a CDS encoding thioredoxin family protein gives rise to the protein MRFDDGESRYSRYARRSQTQQKRLIIYIVVLVGVLVAMFALKRGRSSIDWAPSFEAAKARASAEDKPILAFFYMGDSEDCQRMARDTFGDPAVRARAAGFVCVRLDAEAHPETAKRCLVNVLDYPAVAFLSPAGERLLVFWGDRDPRHMLREMDTAMEEWQLSRIVESPSLPPRSAEPSRGDADSSEPTSQAESPGSPAPDGD